Within Vicia villosa cultivar HV-30 ecotype Madison, WI linkage group LG1, Vvil1.0, whole genome shotgun sequence, the genomic segment TTacacaaaattaaaaacaaaattagagGAAAAATAAATGAGTACTTATCTAACCAGTGAAGAATCTAATGAGAGTATTAGAATTTGCTTCATTCACTAAGTttttcaacaaaaataacaacatatCATACCAAATCTGAGAATCTAATGAGATATAGAGCTTGCTTCATTCAGTGATATCCCTCTTATCTGCCTCAGAGCTGAAAATATTGAATCTAACAACAATGATTTTATTAGCAAAACAGGAAATAAATCAAATCAGAGTATATGAAACAAGAACAATGATAATGATTTTAAAGTGAAACTGAATCAAAACACAGaataaacatttaaaataaaattttcaaaacccatttTTGTTCAAACCCACTTCAGTCTACAAAAATGTTGTTGTTCACAATATTTTCACAACAAGAAACCATAAAGTTAACTATATTTTCAATTGAGTACACAAAGATCTATAAATCTAAACAAAAATAGAAGACATTCCAGTGAACTTCACAACAGAGTTAACTATAAACATCAACGAAACCATTAGTCCATTCTACAAtgataaacaaatgaacaaaaatACAGTGGCAATGTCGATCTTGAACAAAAAGAATCAACCAGGAACACTAAACTAACCTCCTCTATAGTAAGAAGGCTCTGATTCAACACAGAAATGAGGTATAAACACCTGCATAAAAGACATAGCTGTAACATATTATAACATAAATGTTAGTGAAACAAATCAAACCGTAACAAAATAGTATCTATGAGATTAACAAATCACAAGATATTATACCTTTTAGACAAATAGTAGGAAGATGTTCTTCAAGTGTTCTGAAAGAGCGTAGTATCCAATCTCTCACAACAAATATTTATTGTGATATTTTCTGAATTTGGGGGCTAGGGTTTGGGTTTCAAAACTAATATGTATGTAAGGATGATATTGGGAGAAGAGATTGAGAAGGAGAGATGAATATGGCGGTGATGAAAACATGGTGGAGGTTGTATTCCTCTAAGATGAAGTTGAACAAATGAGAGCTGTGAGGGGGGCGGCGCtgtttagaagaagaagaaaaatgaacAAGAAACCCTAATAATGTTAATAAATAGTAAAGTAGTAACTGAGTTCGGTCGGATTCGGTCACCGATGGGCCTAATATTTCCAACCGATCCGAACCGAAGTAGCCCATTAATATCCAAACCATTCACCCGTTAGACCCGATAATCCGATGTAGCCCGATCCGAACAGAAAAATTAACTTCGGACCGATCGGATTTCCTCGGTTCAGCTTCTCTTGTCCAGCCCTAAACTATACTATATCAATTCAATAgtcataaataaatattcaaataagcAAGCAAAATGCTGCCGACGTCAATCCTATACAATAATACCATACCAATCTAATACCTACATCTTCCTAAAAGAAAACATATCAACAATCAATCAGTGTATATCCATATCTTCAATCCCGGTGGACCCcacattcatacactaacaatAGGACAAAACAAAAGATAAACCAAGTGCCCTTTTTTCACTCCAAGGTGACCCACAATCCACTACATCCTCTGTCCCATATTTCACCAAGATATTATAAACCGGGTCCCACTTTTCATCCTTATCCATTTTCCACCCTTTCTATTTTACCATATTGCCACTCACACATCACACTTGTAACCAAAATAACACTTGATCCAATTTTAACCCTAGATATTTTAAGCATCACTCTCCCTATATATAATAACCTCACTCATATCACATATTATCATCAACCTCTTCCATCAAAATGTTAGACAAACTTTGGGATGATATTGTTGCTGGCCCTCAACCAGAACGTGGCCTTGAAAAGCTTAGAAAACTCACCACCAACATCAAAGGTAGTACTACTAACGATATGAATTTAAAATCCGCACATATGATGATTTACACAACTATCAATTGAGCTGCTTTAacgaaaaaatttaatataatagattcatgatattatattattattgagaTTGTATTAATTTGAATTTGGACGTAGATGATGGAGGAAGTAGTCAATTAACGAGGAGCACGTCGATTCCGACGACACCGACGACACCGGTGACACCGACAACGCCGTCATCGGCGCGTAAAGTTGACAACGTTTGGAGGAGCGTGTTCAATCCCGGGAGTAACTCTGCTACCAAGACAATTGGTGCACATGTTTTCGACAAGCCACTTCCCAATACTCCCACTGTCTATGATTGGTACATAATCTCCTCCATGATTGGTAcatagttttgttttgttttagccGTTAGATCTTGAGAGTCTTTGATCTACGGATGAGATTTATCTGTTTGTTGATGTGATGATTGGTGTTGATTGTAGGATGTACAGTGGGGATACAAGAAGCAAGCACCGTTGATCGGTGATCAGATGGACATCAACTCTCTTGGGTTTTTTTGCATGTAAATATGTTATGTTTTGTTTATCTTCTGCCACGTGTCGTGATATCAATGGTCTGTtgcagtttttttttaatataagcaTCTAATATGAATCTGAATGTAAAATagttataataaatttaattagcaTGCTTTAATTAGTTTGTATTTAAGTTTTGTAATCTAAATATTTAATCGGTTTTTACTCGGAAAGAAAACTTGTTattatttctccaaatattgtaACAGATGTGGTGATATAGTGAGATAAAAaacttgaatttgtaatgattttTATATTACAAATTGACTTATAATATTCATAATGAGGTGATACAAGTTTCGTCTTCATGGATTAGCACTGTCTGttataataatactaatagtaaTTTGGTGAGATGTTTACACCCTACACTAAATTGATGAATATCCGTATCCTAATCATTATATAATTTAATACTTGGAAATAATTAAAGTTTTGGGGACCAATACCAAGTCCTTTTGTAAATAATTTAATACTAGTATGATGTAACGGAGAAATTGAGAGATTTGTCTTATCCTTGTTTTGAATAGAGAGATTTATCTTATCCTTGTTTTGAATATCAATAAAAAAGACATGTCATTGATATTGATGGAATCCTTGACTTTAAAGGTCTGCTTGGAAGAGTAGAAAaaggaaagagagagagagagagagaagtatAAGGCTTCTTTTGGCTATAAagagaagatgagaagagagAAATAGGTAAGAGAGAGTATGATAAGACAGAAAGatgagagaaatagaagagattTGAGGTATTGTTTGATttaagagaaaaagaagagaaatagaagagagagaagTGTTGATATTTGTTGAAGTACAAAAATACCCTTATAATTTTagcttaaataaaataatttattatattatttattacttgATTTAAggtattatttttaattacttattaaatTAACATATTTAATATTTCTGATTTAATTAACTAGTtagtttatattatattataaaaaatcgtTTAACAAGGACAAACATGGAAGCACATTTCTTCATCTCATTTCTTCTCAAATTGGAGGGAATAGCAAAAGGTGTGGGTCCCACACAAATTCAGtctctctcttctatttcttttCAGTTCCAAGCAGAAGAAGTCCTATCTCTCTTCCCAATTTCTCTCTCATGTATTTCTCTCTTACATCTTTCTCTTGTTCCAAACACACAGTAAGAGAAGATTGTAATTTCTTCTGTTTGGCACATGTGAGAAATAGGGGAGAGAGAAGAAAACAGCATGGGACCCACATGATTTTTCCTCTCCTCAATTTACCAAAGAAATGATGAGAGAGAGAGCATAAAAATcatctttttccttttttgtcCATTcccttcaaaaaaatattttattaatataagggtgtttttgtctttttaaaattaaacatatttctctctcttctatttcttttatacttctcttataacaaacaatatatcaaatctactctatttctCATCTATTTCTCTCTTCTTACACTCTTTCTCACCTCATTCTCTCTTCTCAATTTCATCTcataaccaaacacaccctaagggTGTCTTTGGTTGTGAAGAGAGtatgagaagagagaaaaagGTAAGAAGAAgtgtgaaaagaaagaaagagatgatAAATAGAGTAGATTTATTGTATTGTTTGGTATatgatagaaagaagagaaatagaaaagattgaaatgatagtTATTTATGAAAGTACAAATATGCCCCTAAATAAAAAATGTCTTATACAAATTGTTAGGGGAGTTTTTTATTATGGAGCGTGTAGAACTAGACACGTTTgcgagagacacaccacttattcatccaaaattttaaggtgataggtgagtgagttatcccacttataaatgttcaagtcaccacattcctatTCAATGTGGGACTATTGTTGGAGAGTTCATTAGGAAGCGGGAAAATAATTTCTCCACTTACTCAAACTTGCATTATTATTGATCTTACTGGATCAGGAGGATCGTCAGGGCCTGCAACGTGTCAGACTTATGTGAACTGGGGGGTATACATGCggggtactccgatgccaaagtgagaagagagaGCAATCAGAGTGCAAGTACAAGGTAAGAGTGAGAATGATTAAAGTTacttgaccctctagtgaaagaagATATTAATAGCCCCTAGCGTTGGGCCAAGATCTCCATATTGGACCGGATGTCCTAGCCCAAAATGGAGACTGCCAAGATCCTACGTGTTTATTGGAGACCAGCACGTGGTCTCCATCCTGGGTCAACCGCTCCGAAGTTTCAGGGGAGACGCGGTCTTCTCGGAGGTGCTTGGACTCCGCCTTATTCGGAGGATTGTGTGGTGAAGgaaccctacgaggaggaggATCCTCGGCGAAGAGGGTAGGTGgtggttgtcgcacgctcgcgaaaaatgaacagagtcgccaccaatatatttatcccataagggaaaggaatatcagaaaacctaacaaaggaaggaacagggtcttgcgaccagagaatcaaggtacgggagtcggttacacaaggggaaggtactagcacccctcgcgcccatcgtactcgatggtatccacctatgtttgtttctatctgaagggtgtatctatgtctatgtctatatgcgaatgaatgcaaaatgtagggaaaataaagaattgtactcgcacgggccctaccccgctgcctacgtatccttttcaagaatcagagttaccgtagctcggctaaagattttctgtttgtttttgtgttttttagttgggcagagttaacgttcgcgctcttgcataagggatcgcctatgatgcgtacgagcggaaataacagtgcccttagaaagaagaaaaagagagattggtttgtgccttttagggtaattccatgatgacaaaacccactacaaggtctcgcatcacttccttactttgtgttatatctgaccatttattagtgttttatgtgtttttgattggtgttttttatggggattttaactttgtgacttagatcataccaaagagagtttttttttgcatatttagagaatgcacatcgaggcctacgccacaatcgtttctctaaatagcggttaagaaatacatcgaggcctcacacctcaatcatttcttttccgctaagtaaaagagatacaaaaagaagttttttatgaatatttagagaatgcacatcgaggcctacgccataatcgtttctctaaataacggttaagaaatacaccgaggcttcacacctcaatcatttcttctccgctaagtagaaaagaacatacatcggggcctacgccccaatcatttctttcctactataaaatataataacggtatgatcctttgtcggtatttattaagtattttaaaagttgaaaagaaaaagaaaatgagaagggaattattcctaaattctagtctaagttgtttatacaaggaaatcgaaaataaaaaaactatacaatttattaaaggAAAACTATACATGAGATAGGTAAAAGGAAATCAATATATGACAAATAAAGTTGAGAACTACAACAAGTAAATGATactcacaagcacacatacatccATCAATCCTATAcaaaaaatcgagactaaaatttaattcctaagtctattagagaattatttacaaagaagtgttaatcaaaggaaattcaaatatgttgtgaagaaaaagatttattaaaaggattaaaacaattaagagaaattaacaaaaatcatgacaattatttagacaccctaaaatatctaaacaattttttttatgtattttcatATGAGAGAAAAAAGATTTATGAATTAGAAGCAAAAGAACACAAAAATGGAATAAAAGCCTAATATCTAAACCGCAGGGGGGTGTATCGGTAGTTTTCTGATGAACTAAAACTATGTTAACAGCAATATGGGCCTAATTCAGGGTGGTGGGGAGAGTAAGAGTTTCGCGTGAGGCCCAGTCCAGGCACATGGTGCGCCAGCAACGGAGGGGTACGATTCTGAACATGTTACAAGGCCCAAGATCTCGTGGCCCAATACATCACTACTCCctttttgtttcaatttgtttcatTTGTTCTCGTATCAGCATGTATTATATtccttttattcttcttttttttactgCATGTGGTTTAGTATATGTATTACAACGTGacatattaataaaatcaattgGTCACACTCTCACTTAAGTCACAAAATGCCAAGAGAAAAATCTGAACCAATCGTAACGCGACACCAAGAGATGCAATCATTTGAATAAGGACAAAATTTCAACACAATGGGAAATGAACGAGTACAAACTCGCCACGTATACAAAACGGAAGAAGCCATGAGGAACATGCAGACGCCGGAGCcagggctccggtcgtcttctccgactGCCTCACGGCGGAGCTGTGCATGAATTttccagaaatcaacaaaattaatatcAATTGACTCGAAATCCCGAGCTGAGTGCAGATCTAGCATTAGTTTTCATAGATAGCACCTCTAAACCCCTGACCACAGTGCACTCAATGAACTCTACCTTCCAAGATTCCCTCAAAACGATAACAGAGCACGACATTCAAATATACTTATCGCATAGAGTCGAAACATGGCATTAAGGCGATAAACATGTTCTGATTCACCCATTCATAGCTCAGAGTTCGTAAAATGCAACATACGATCACCTCATACATTCATGCTATCATGCAAAGAAGTTTAGATTTCTTACTTGGAACAGATCCTAAGCCTCGAAGAACAGAAAACCTGCTGCTTTCTCCCTTTCGCTCCTCAGTTGACGACGACGAATACACTTCAAGATGAGACGAGACGATCTCTGAGAAGTAAACTACAAGTTGTTGGATCTTGAGATTCGAACCTTGATCTTAATACCAGATTCAGAGATGGTGATAGTTAGGGAATGCACgaaatgatggtgatgatgattcgAGAACGAGGAAGATAACAAGTGATTATGAGGATCATAGATCGAAAAGTGATGACGATGCCGGTTCGAGGCTTAGTAGCGTTGTTGACTCGGAGAAGAGAGAAGCGTGGTTGTGCTGGTGGCTAGATGATGAATATGAAGGATGGAAGGAGAAGGTTGTTACGGCTATGGGGTTAGTTACAGTAACAAACTGTTTGTGGAAAGAGGATGAAGGAGATGAAGGTGGTGGTGGTTTGAGTTTGTTACAAACTCATAACAAACTTGGCAGAGAGAACGGGGAGAAAGAGagtgaggagagagagagagagagctttgGAAAAATGAGAAAATCCGAGAGAGTCTGTGATTTGTGAAAGGTTTTGTGTTTATATATGAGTGTGTATGGGGTGTATGGGGTGTATGGTATAGTGTCCTGTAGTGTATCATTCTCTCATGCTCAATGAACAAGCTTGTGCCTTTGGAGCAAATACCCCACGTGACTTTTATTAACATTGCATGGCCTTGCATGGTTGCTTGGGGCAACATGTTTTGACTTGGCTATGGCAAACTGTTTTGGCAAACATTTCAAATGGCCATGTTTGTGCTATCATAGCTCTCTCAATAGGTCACCACTAGGCCCAAACTCATGATCAATGTGAAGGGAGCACATAATAGAACAAGCTTGGTGTTGCAATGATTGGGAGATATAGCTTGGAATTTATCCAAAACACATTAGAACTCACCCCTTTGTAACTAGATCTGCCTGCGTGTGTGCCCTAGGTTAGACATGGAATTTTGGCCAAAACTTGACTTAGTAGGGACACAACTTTGAGGCCTCACAAGCGATTACTTTCTTGGTCAAATGTTATGTTCAGGATATCAATAGAAATAGGTCGTGGAAGATAACATGTTGACATTAGATTAGACTCAGGAGGACCTTCACAACGCTCTAAAACTGGATTTACATATGGCATACCACGTGTTTGTGGATATGCCTGCGAGTGACTTGGAGTTTGACTCATGCCCATGCCAACACATAACTTTGCCAAGGCGTGACTTTGGTGACCTGTATCTGGCTCCACCCTTATCCAAGTTTCATAATTTTGTACtgttggatagaggacatggtaGAGAACACATTAATATTGAACTTGAATTTTCAGGATCCTTGACATGCCCTATAATGAACTTTGAAAATGGCACGCCATGTGTTCGATGAAATGTGTCACGTATGACCAGAAATGTGCCCAGCTTCATGACTTGATTCAGATGAAAATCTCCAACTTTGAACCTTAATAtctcttcaaccaagcttcaaatggaaaagtgtccaactacaaagttgttctcctccatgagaggaacaactttgatgttgggaatttttccagaaaatgccatttgccacgtgtaatatGATGGTGAAGTGGACTGATCATCAAACTTTCAAGagccaaaatttttctaagtatacaaactttcctttttttgatatttttctatttttggcaacttttgtcaaactcttGATTTTATCcgtcctttgacttttcttgatcgattttccaccaaaagtcaatatttgagtgattgacctgattttgacccaaaagtcaactgttctgatttttctttgaTCTTAATGGAACCCCGATTAAATCAGCTTCTAACCAATGGAAATCAACGGAATGCCTCCACACGGCCATCATACCGTCTTTTCTCataaaatcagctcttgatcaatgttttgaccaaaaagtcaattgtgttgactttggtcaagaaaccctaatccAGGATGACCAGTTGAATTACAAGCTTGTATACTCccaccaatgccttgagttgagaatgagaaaaccctaatccaggaaAACTTTGATGAGAACAAAGCCATGATCTTTGCCATAAAAGCTCTTTCTTGCCAGTCTTTGAATGgtaacaatgatatgaatgcatgagttgaatGACCTGTATGAAATATGCGCATGAATGTGAACCAGATAattagggtaggacaaatttggggtatgacagctgcccctatttaatcgtcttaaacctgaaggtgagattggcactagcctttcgaacattcaaggtagaagaagattaaatatcgagacccgaaatttgtcctgaaatggcggtgtaagtgttatctttatttttgttttgatatctgctggggaaagagaatttttgtttttctggtggagaaATATACAGTGaataatggatttgaatggtgataacttgtaacgtagccaaagtgCCAACACAAGGTTTTCAAAGAGGATGGTTGTATgagacaatgactgaaaggaaaagatctcgtaccatctatgactcaacatccgaagaagatctcgtacgatcttcaagactgaaaggaaagagatctcgtgcgatctatgactcaacatcgggagaagatctcgtacgatcttcaggactgaaaggaaagaaatctcgtgcgatctatgactcaacatcgggagaagatctcgtacgatcttcagaacttgaaaggaaagagatctcgtgcgatctatgactcaacatcgggagaagatctcgtacgatcttcagaacttgaaaggaaagagatctcgtgcgatctatgactcaacatcgggagaagatctcgtacgatcttcagaacttgaaaggaaagagatctcgtacgatctatgacttaacaccgggagaagatctcgtacgatcttcaggacttgaaaggaaagagatctcgtacgatctatgactcaacaccgggagaagatctcgtacgatcttcaggacttgaaaggaaaagatcacgtgcgatctatgactcaacatcgggagaagatctcgtacgatcttcaggacttgaaaggaaaagatctcgtgcgatctatgactcaacatcgactcgacatcagggaAACATATAAGCAAAGAGACCTTGTGTCAGACATTTGTCGGGGATTGGGGATACCTCGTATTGGCACCGTGGCTTGAGAGTGTTTGTTATGTGGCAGCAGACATCAAATGACATTTTCTGCGGGGATGTATCGTTGTCATGATTGAGTGTTGATCTTGATTATCTGGTTTATgcttttgtatgcatgtttgaattttctatggcgtaatgctccattttgatggatatgctacgcttttgaggatgcaatgttatatgcagtgaatactatatgcagagtacCAAATAAAGGCCTTGGTGGGATAGTGGAGCGTGGATCATTGGGGTTTGTTGCCTGTTGTCTTGAGATGTCAATATGAATGGGCGTTGGagaccctacagtaccaaagattattggcaactgtgCTGAGAGTTTGAGCATAGCTTtgctggggaggaagtgacttcgctTGGCATTCCCTACATCCTGACTTGCTTGGGGGATCACGGACTTGAAGGGCCCTTCTTCGTTTATCGTATGGAGGAGGGGACATGGGCTTCTCTAGGTGCCCCATGCTTTCCAGTACTGATGAGTTACACGCTTGAACTTCTACGCGGGATGATGACGACCTTTGTGATATGAGAAGGGTCAGGGTGACCattagaacctgcaacctgcacagaaaacaacacTTGGATGCtaatggtgccccttagagcacttttgtgtttatgtaacatcatgtttcgttttgatttgtgattattattcccccatgttttcaatgcaatgtttaataacgaattaaatcacacctcgcatgcgaaaaatGAAAAGCAAGAAGGAAAGCtttttatcaaaagatcattttattgatggaatgcctatgaataggcttctgtacaaggaagcaactcctaaatgaggtagttgcgaaaaagaaagtaaaatgcaaaaggcaaaatggcaaagagaaatgctcgaatttccattaaaactggtattgctacagttcccatatccttgatcctctcaatgctttgcttcagaagcgtAATGGTTGGATCGATCTGTCCATTTTGCCAAGGGCGTGTAATGGTTTTCGTGAAgaatattcagactgcagcctctcgcttttgatccctaacttttgcctggatcgccctttcgggttttcaatccagcgggatacccctttttgcctaagtcgccctttcgggttttcggcttagcgggttattctcttttgttttatccctaatttttgcccaaacccttttggtttgccgggatgcccttatttttgcctaggtacgtcgacctagcgggtcttttatgcgtagtattttttgactgagtctgaattgactggaagcagaacgtcttccccatccatctttgtcaggattaaagcaccacctgagaaggctttcttcacaatgtatggtccctcatagttgggagtccatttgccccttggatcggtgtgaattggcaagatcttccttacaaccaggtcacctgtgtggaattctcgaggccgaatcttcttgtcatacgctttcttaatCCTCTtttggtataactgaccatggcaaaTGGTGGATAAGCGTttttcctcaattagattgagatggtcaagcctcgtctgaacccattctgtttcatcaagtttggcatccatcaagaccctcaacgaaggaatttccacttcgatgGGAAGTACaacctccataccgtagacgagAGAGAAGGGatttgccccagttgaagtacgaactgaagttctatagccatgcaaagcaaacggtaacatCTCATTCCAGTCTTTgtacgttctaaccattttctggatgatcttctttatgttcttgttagcagcttcgactgcgccattcatctttggccgatagggtgatgaattgtgatgttcaatcttgaactcttcgcacaactctgccatcatcttgttattaagatgggacccattatcagtgatgatcttgtttggaaccccatatcgtcATATGATTTCTTTTTTGATAAAGCGAGTGACGACTTGCTTAGTTACGTTCTTATAAgaagcagcttcgacccatttggtgaagtagtcgatagcaacaagaataaatatatgcccatttgaagcttgtggctcaattcgtccaatcatgtctatgccccacatagcaaagggccaaggcgatgtcaaaacattcagaggagttggaggaacatgaattctgtcagcatacacttggcatctgtgacatttcttcacatacacataacaatcactttcaatcgtcatccaataatatcctgcccgcaagatctttttggcaaTAGAGTGCCcattggaatgagttccaaaagatccttcatgaatttcccgcatgatcaattctgcttcgtgtctatccacgcatctgagcaaaactgaatcatagtttcttatGTACAGGActtctcctgacaagaagaatttggatgctaaccttcgaagcgttcgcttatcaccaattgtagcatcttcgggatactcttgcttctcaacataccttttgatgtcatgataccatggcttttcgtcatacacatcttcagtagtgagacaatgagcagggaatacatGTGCAGGCTCTTTGTAGCGGAGGATCCTTATATCTGGCGCTtcattaggggagctaactctgaacattgcTGCCAAGGTAGCCAAAGCGTCTGCCAACTGATTCTCCTCTCTTGGGATGTGAtcaaaagtgatttcctcgaaagcgggaaacaactccaagatatagtccctataaggaactaaattggggtgtcgtgtttcccaatcacctcttacttgatgtatgaccaGGGCAGAGTCCCCATAAACTTCAAGGATCTTaattctcatatcaatggccgcctcgaggcccattacacaagcttcgtattctgccacATTGTTCGTGCAATTAaaacatattctagctgtgaaagggatgtgagtttgacgaggagaagtcaaaactgccccaataccatggcccatagcatttgatgcaccatcgaacgtgagagtccatcgctcccctggttcgggttcttcattatcatctagtttcatgatatcttcatcaggaaagtcaaacttcattgactgatattcTTCTAACGGCTGAtaagcaagatgatctgcaaggacacttcctttgatggccttctgtgtgacatattggatgtcgtattctgataaaagcattttccatcgggctagtcttcctgtaagggccgATTTTTCAAAGAtatactttatcgggtccattttggagatcaataaagtggtatgagtcaacatatactgcctcagtcggcgagcggcccataccaaagcacaacaagttttctcgagtagtgagtagcgggactcacaatcggtaaactttt encodes:
- the LOC131644948 gene encoding dormancy-associated protein 1 isoform X1, with protein sequence MLDKLWDDIVAGPQPERGLEKLRKLTTNIKDDGGSSQLTRSTSIPTTPTTPVTPTTPSSARKVDNVWRSVFNPGSNSATKTIGAHVFDKPLPNTPTVYDWYIISSMIGCTVGIQEASTVDR
- the LOC131644948 gene encoding dormancy-associated protein 1 isoform X2; amino-acid sequence: MLDKLWDDIVAGPQPERGLEKLRKLTTNIKDDGGSSQLTRSTSIPTTPTTPVTPTTPSSARKVDNVWRSVFNPGSNSATKTIGAHVFDKPLPNTPTVYDWMYSGDTRSKHR